The sequence TAAAAGGTTACAGAAATGCCATTTACCATACATgtctatgctacaacttctcgAAGCCTTATTTCAAACCATGGAAAGCAAGATTATTCAAAAGTTTGCTATGGTGGCAAGTAAGATTTGGTGGAGAAAGAACATCTTTGTCTTTAAATGTGTTTTTGCTCACCCGAAGGTAATTGTGCAAGAGGCAAGAATCATCCTGGATGTGCTGAATGAGGAGGGTTGTAGAACCAGTAAGGTCTGTACTTCAGCTGAGGTTTGGCAGGCTCCACCATCAAATTGGCTCAAGATGAACTGGGACAGTGCAGTTGATAAGGCTAGAGGTATCGTTGGAGTGGGAGTGGTTGTGAGGAATAGTTCTGGCAAAATCATTGCAACCTTGAGAACTAAGAAGCATCTCTTCCCTAACTCATTGCTAGCTGAGGCCTTCGGAGCTCTTAAAACAGTGCAATTTGGCTGGAGCTTGGTCTAACACAAGTAATTATTGAATGGGATTCCCTTCAAGTCATCAACAATCTTAGAAGGGACAAAGAAGGATGTAACAGTGCAAGTATGTTTGTTTGTGAAGCAAAACAGCTCTTAGAAAATTTTGCTAAGTGGGAGGTTTCTCATGTAAGGAGAAATGGCAACTTTATAGCCTACTTGTTGGCAAAAGATGCTCTATCCAATTATGATTATATTGTAACTTTGGAGGATCTCCCTTGTATCCctttgggttgattaaatggaaatgagttatttcttaaaaaaaaagaactttagCCCGCCTATGTTCTATCCACTtgattatatgtatgtatgtacatatatatatatatatatacacacacacacacacacatatatatatatatgtatattaaaaaaaacttgagcCCAACTCACTTTCTCCTCCTCCCCTAGTCCTAGCCGTCCATCGCTTTTGTCTCCTCCCCAATTCCTAGACACTATCTTCTTCTCCTAGTcctgctcctcctcctcctcctttatCTGTCTTCTCTTAGTTTTCTTTGTCTGTCTGTAGATCAAGGACATGGATGTGCTATAGGTAGTCGGGCGAACGGGGTCTTGAAGGAGGTGAAGGCGGGGATGGGGGTGGGGCCAGAAACTACCACCCCTCCTAGGCTGAGTCTAGGGACAGGTGAGGGCACTATCTGTCCATTAAGGGAGGATAGTAGTCCTAATATTATCAAGGGTCATTGAAAATGACAagatattgatatataaatcaaatgaCTCGTAATCTTGTTAAGTAAATTTCAACTTAGGAAAATGCTATTCTCACATAAAGTTTCTACcgaattgcattttttttttaaaaaaaaaaattatttaatgattaaagaagtatttttaaaggaatttgtatttttttttattatttttaaagaatatttaaatactttaaaaaaatgtttgaaaaaaaaaaggcatgatTGGTGAGGATTCTGTGGACATAGCATTGTCCTTCAACTTATCTattcaacaaaagaaaaggattGAAAataagggagggagggagggaaagaAAGACAACAAATGAACAAACATTATGGTGGCATTGTGTCAATAATTGGTAACCTTAAGGACCATCCAATGCATCACATGATTTTGATTATCTTTCTCAAACAATTCTCATGGTTGAGAATCAAAGTACTTCTctatcattattaatttatcttgaATATTTTCAGAAGATAAATGGATAAAACAGATTAATTCTATCAATATATATACCAACCTTAGATATCATTTTATACCTTGATTctacatttaaataaaataaaataaaaattgagaatgGTTTTATCATGGCTGATCACAACCGTCCACAGAACTTATTTCTAACACCATGCACGTACATTCCTGTTTCCATTGATCCTTTGAGAAATCATTggaactaattaattatacattatgTGGGTCCACTAAATtagacctaatttttttttctaatgcaTGTATTGACCAATCAATATCATATTGGCTTATAATTAAGACctaatgatcatcatcatcatgatacAAATTATGAGAAAGTTAGCGAATCTCAACAAATATTCTAAAACATGAATGaatatcattaattattatacacgaggaagaaaaaaaaatagagtgaaaaatgaaaaataatgccAACAATGCATGGTAcgtcccatatatatatatatatatatatatatatatatataaatatatattttttttattgactaaaaacaaaaaatgattaatatatatatatatatattaagatatatGGCTTTGAAGACAATTAATATTAGCGCGAGTCTTTTGATAAAGGACTTGTATAAAGACACAACGGAAAGGGGTGTATTGGAGAGGACATCCAAGCAAGAGATTGCGAAAAGAGTTGTGCCAAGGGTGTAGCACGGAAAGGGGTGCATTGGAGACGACATCCAAGCAAAGAGACTTGTAGGATTAGCTTTTCTCAATGCGAAAATGACTTGCGTACGTGTTCGATGGCGATTCTTGAGtaccatgcacatgcacatatAGCTCAGTACAAGCCGAAAGTTGAGGATCGAAGACCGGTGGGATTGAAAGAGTGGGAGGGAAATCGTGAAGTAGCTAGACATATAGGATTAGGGATCGAAGTACTAGACAATGACGACGGACGACCCAACACATGAATTGTTGGTGTTGTTCTGTATCGGTTGTGGAATGAGCTGGTGATTAGTTTTATAAGTGTGAGAAAAAATCTAACCTCTTGAACTAGCTTTTAAAGTTGAGAGAGACTTATGACCATCCAACACGAATATACTTCATGTGTGGCCAAGAATTAAGTTTCATTTATagaaagaatatgaaaataatacaaAGAAGATAGAACTTATCGAGAAAATTGACTAACATCTTATAATGAAGTTGACAAAACTAGAGAAATATTAGAGGCTCCTCCCTCCACCTAGAGTATTGGCATTGATGTAGCCATCTCATCTAGCACATGTATTGGAGTAGGCATATGGTGGTAAAAATAGAGTACAACCATATGCCTACTCTTGCACCGGCACGAAAATTGTGAATAGGAAGGAGAGTGTTGGAAGCCATTCGAAAGACTTGCATGTCTACTACACTTTCCTTTAATCCTTTTGCAAACGACGGATGAAACTagctttttacattttgtttatttattttgcatatttttaatttatttattattaattatgacATGTCAAAATCTAAACTAAAATGCTTCCAAAGTTATTGGAGGCCGTCCATACATTCCTAGTGATCCTATACTAGTCTTTTAAGAATTATGGATTGAATGCATCAATAAAATGATCACATCAATTCATAAGTCTTtgtcaaataatattttacacaaaataataaatgaaatggAAGGCGGTGAATGAAGTCCTACATTATTTTGAAGGATAAAATTCTTATtgtatctatttaaaatataaaaaagttgtgTTCATGATGTCTGAGTTGGCTTCCATTCCATATTTATCAATTATGCATTAAATAACGACCAAACAAAGTGAGATGTGGCATAGCAAATTTCAAAATTGTCTGATCGTGTGCCTCTATTATACGTATGAAGAGTATTTCCCCCATCCATCTTGATCTTCTTCCTCAAGCTAGGGTTGCCGCAGCCTCCATGGAATCCCACGCACGGAACAACAGCCCCTCCTCGTAAAGCACCACTCCCTAGCTATTCATCGTGCCAGCTCTGTAGCCTAACCTTGGGCTCGCAGCGGAGCCATCGTAACCCACCGTGAAGCCTCCCAGCCATTGCCACGGACGAGCCTAGCCCGAAATGAAACCTAGTGTCACGTCCTGTGGCACCCTTAGCCATCAGGGTATCTCCCTCCTAGCCGCAATAACCACTGCCCCACATTCAACCGTAGCCCCTCCATCACTGCCTCTTTCCACTACCTTGGACAACCACAGAGAACATCAATGTCGCCTTGGTTTCCTCTCCATCGTGCTAGAAACCCTCTCATCTCCACTTTCTTTGTTGCGACCTGAAGCCACCACAACGAGCAGTACAAAATCATCCTCCTCCGATGGGAAATTGCCCTACCACTGCCCAACGCCTCCCCAAGACCTCCATTGTAAGCCACAAAACACCTCTGTTTCTCCACCCGAAAACAAAGCAATTGGTAGCTCCTCCAAGCACAGCATATAGCCACTGCAAATCCTTCTGGGCGTCCCCACTAGTAGCACAGTCCATCGCAAGCCACCGGAAGCAAGGTGTCAGTAGCACGTAAACCGCAGGGCTTCAcatgagtattttttttgtcaatcaGTATTGTTTCACTCGgtaccatctcaattcattagaATACAAGCAGTGCAAACGCATGAAAGCAACCAAATAAACTGGCAAACAGTTTCTGCATTTCAAAAAGAAACTGGAAGCATTCTTCTTTCACTCTTTCTGAAAATTGCTTCTCTTTCTTACACTTtagtcttctctctctctctctctctctctcaaataaagtGAGGTCAGGTCACTGTACTTTATGCATTAACTATTTCTCGAGTGTGGAGTTGCTAAAGTTCAAAGGAAAATTAAACAGGTGAGTCTAACTGTCTTTtgtgtgtttatagtatatatattctATCTATGCATTACACATGTTTATTTATAGTCCTAAGAATTGTAGTAATTGATACCATAAATGAATCATAAAACTTAAAGATTCATAAAACTTAAGGGTTATAATTAAAACTTAAAGTCTCACTGATTGCAGATATATGATGTGCAAACTCGAAAGAATGAAAAACTATAAAGATAGATTTGGAATATGAATCTGTTTCCTCAGcacgaaaagaaaatgaaaaatgtaaaagaaataagTACAAGGTTATATGTAaatcatttagaaaaaaaaaatgttcgcCATTTCCTTACCCCAAATACTAAAAAATGAagactaatatatttttaatacataAATCTAGGGCAGGGATATTAATGGAGTACACATAATATGTTAAGAGAAGAGGGCCAAAAATAACAACCTATGTTATAATACATCACAGGCAATCTCCTTTACATGCAGTAACAAAtttcaaaagggaaaaaaactaaAGGAGATTACAAGTAACATATGAGTCCCTTTATATGCACTTTTGGGATTGTTAGTTCTAGGCTTACTTACCAAAAAATTATTGGAATGCTTTGGATTAAATATACGTTTCTTCACCATTTAAggaaattgtaaatttatgacaaattttaaaaattattcaaatcttAATGTTTCTCAAACATGCTCTTAGACTTGCATGggttttataattaattatttggaCCTGATATAAGTGTACATATGTGTGGCTATTCTTTTACGGGAAACAAGTATAAATGATGTGTGGCTATTAAGAGTATCCGGGAAAtccttaaaatatatatatatatatatatatatatatctgggaAACAAGTATAGATGATGTTTTTATACACTGTTTATACACTGTATTTTTTAGATatgcatttgaattttaagatatatcccttatatgcattattctcaggATATAGGAAAGCGAAAAAACAAATCCAATTTGGAAGACATTGGGAAAACTTTAAAGAAACAGATTCTGAATTTATCAACAACGGTTGCACAATACAATTATCACCAATCCCTTCAACATCCCAATGATAAACCATCGAAGCTACTATGGTTGGAATCTACTATATTGGAAATGTGAAAATTCTGATAAAGAATTTCGAACATGAAGAAAGATACTGAAAGAAGTATTCTAAGAGAAAGAATTGTTCATACTATGCAATCTCAGAGGAAAACTCGAATGAAGGCAGTAATGATATAGACAACCAAAACACCCCTCTACCGAGGATCAAAGAAGTTGGTCATACTAAAAAATGTGGTCAAAATGGTGGCATCTACACAAAACATTACATTGACTATGACGGGTGCAACACTAAACTACATTCTGTTTTTCTAATGCCTTTAAATAACCATCAAAGTGGTACTGCATTTACATCATCATGGGAATCCAACGCATATAACTGGGATGATTGTATATCAGATAATGGTTCACAGAAGCATGGTTTTATAATAAATGATGTTGCAGCAAATGAATCAAGGAATCCTCAATATGGCACCACATCTCACTCTATAAGGTTTAATTCGTGCATAAAGACCAAAATAAGAATGCATGTTATACCACCTATCCAGCGTTGTGACTTTGACATACCCAGTGATAATAGTCcaactctaaaaataaaagcaatggTTAACCCTGGTCCAAGCTACCAATCCAAGTTGGTGAGCAATACACAAGATGATTTTCCCATGCTCAATATAAAGTCTGAAGGCCGCCACTCATATACAATATATCAGGACCCTTTTAATGATTCAGAACCTTATATTCTAACTATTCCAAACTATTTACCTTCATTACAAGGTCAATACAAATCTGAAATGGTATCGAACAAGGTAATTGACAAGAATTGGATTAGTTGGAATAATTTTGAGGCTGGGAATAATTTTGAGGCTAGGAATGATTTTGAGGAATAGAGCTGTGATTAGCATAATAGTGAAGGCatgtgatatttattttttgattaaaactatgtattttttaattttatgtttgttagcaattttctaacaataatttatttgatgaaTATGTAATGTATCAATGTATTaccattttattataattactagCAATGACTTTATTATATTCGGTTGAAATGTGCAGTGTAAGTGAAGACATTTAATGAAAATTTGGTgcgattttatttttccatcccattaatttttttgttttaaaaaaaaatacatgccaTGATTTCTGGTCATGGGGCCACCGTCTCAATTTTCATTCCTCTGTATTTGTCAAACATGTGAATTATGGAGGCTCACATGtaaaaaacaaaccaataaaATCTAATGcatttaatttagaaaaacatATCTAGCTAGATCAAGACAAAAATTAATAGTTTGTGATAGTTTTAATAGTTTTaagtttgtgattatttttattcttcagtaaaattaaaaaatggaaaatgctagattAACACATTGTAGAAGACAATGATTATAAATCTACTTCTCTGTTTGGTTTGTAGAAGACGAATGATTATGCTTATCATCTCCTACTATAATCAGAATTTCTCATTTTGTTTGGTTTGTTTTGACTTTTAAGTTTTGGGTAAAATCAATGTTAAGaataaatgaattcttttagggatcaaacaaatatttttagaatttaaaataatttatattaggTTAAAGGttcaaagttttttatttaaaatttggatTAGTGTAATATTggtcatcatcattttttttagaaatgttttaaccacaataagatttcacaaaaataaatctgtaAACTAAAATGACTTAATAtagtacattagattgtaaatctatttttattgtaaggtaaatctaacgtatcatatgaattcatgtcaatttgtgagtttagtTTTACAAAATCTTTTTGTTGCAGTAgcacttttctaattttttcaacatctttaaaatgattaaataatttaaaaatatttattatatttcacttagcAATAATTTAATGAGATATTATTTgtattagagaaatgatttgtacaagtctcaaataaataagtttcgcataaatctttataaaaaagtagacctcactttaaaaaagtataaaaaaaactattctttataAGTTAgactcacttttttacaaataacttgtatgagatttgtttatttggaacttgtacctaacattactcaaacctagttcgtttggatagtgaaatgagatgagatgattttatattagttaaataaaatattgttaaaatattatttttttaatattattattgttttgagatttgaaatagttgaattgtttattatattttatatataaatttaaaaaaattgtaatgataagatgaaatgaattgaaagtatttttatatccaaacggagTCTAATCTTTTTTAGCAGGactcactttttcaaaaagagtctatataaaatttatctatttaaaatttatactaatattaatttcatttcactgtaaataaatattaaaaagagtgaatatagctagaaaaatgataaataatatttctcttactAGTGTTATCAACTTGCACCCGATCAGTACCGACTAGCTAACCCGTCCAAAACAAAGAGCGTAAGCAGTGACAAAATCACCTCCAAGTGGGCGATTGTCACGGACTCACGCACGCACTTGGCCTGAGCGTTCGCCACCTGTCCCCACTGCGTTATTAACTAGTTCAGgggcaaaataataataataatatattatcgTCCACGTGTTTTCTGTAACCCACCGACTCCTGCCGACACGTGTCCCCCCACCATCCTATATATTCAGCTCTCCCCGCTTGCGTTCCTAGTTTCAAAGGCGCCGCCTCTAAACTTCACACAGGACAGACAGCGTGTGGAAAAGTCGAGAGTTGAGAATGACATCGGAGTTGGTGTTACCTCCTGGCTTCAGATTCCATCCGACGGACGAGGAGCTCGTCGTGCACTACCTTTGCCGGAAATGTGCGTCACAGCCGATCGCTGTGCCGATTATAACCGAAATCGACCTCTACAAATACGATCCTTGGGAACTACcgagtaatatttttttttctactcgATTCAACTGAGTATGAATGtccttaatttctttaatttattgatttttggtGGTTGGCGGATATGTTACAGCCATAGCGTCCTACGGAGAGAAAGAGTGGTACTTCTTTTCACCGAGAGACCGGAAGTACCCAAACGGCTCAAGGCCGAACCGGGCGGCTGGGACCGGTTACTGGAAGGCGACCGGAGCAGATAAGCCGATCGGGAAGCCGAAGGCGCTCGGTATCAAGAAGGCTCTGGTGTTCTACTCCGGAAAGGCTCCCAGAGGAGAGAAAACCAATTGGATCATGCACGAGTATCGGCTGGACGTGGATCGCTCGGCTCGCAAGAAGCAAAGCTTAAGGGTGGGTAATATAGATAGGGGTAAAACAGGCATTCCGATGCACCGGAAGATCGGAGATCGTCGAAAGGACCGTCTTCTTTTCAATGCAAGCTTGGTCTCGTCTGTCACTGTTCAGATTGGGCGGATTTAACGCTCAAAATGGACGGTGGCGATGGTCCCTTTCTTAAATCAAAAGACAATCTCTACCCTCGTTTTGTGAGAAATTTCTTTCgctgaattttttttaacgGTCTCGATTTTGACAGCTGGACGATTGGGTTCTGTGCCGCATTTACAACAAGAAGGGCAGTATCGAGAAGCAACAATTGCAGAAGATGAACAGCTCGGCAACGGAGGACACGAAGCCGGAGATTCTGACCGGCGGTAGGACCACGTTGGCGGCACATCCCGCTCCTCCGATGGCTGCGAAGTCGAACGATTATATGTACTACGACACGTCAGATTCGGTGCCGAGGCTGCACACGGACTCGAGCTGCTCGGAGCAAGTGGTGTCGCCGGAATTCACGTGCGAGGTGCAGAGCGAGCGTAAGTACTGGGAAAAGTCACTGGAGTTCCCATATAGTAGTACCATGGATGACACCTTCGACGGCGGGTTCGGGTCGCAATTCCAGAGTAGTAATCAGATGTCGTCGTTACAAGATATATTGACATACCTGCAGAAGCCGTTCTGATGTGGGACGTCTTTCTAGCCCGTACGAGGCTGACGACATTGGTAGATGGAGTAgggattttaataattttgtctcattaaatacatttcataatatttaagaatgaattttaacatattaaatattatgataataaaaagaaatgcatTCATGGTACAATAATACTACGCAACCAAATAACCATCCATGCTCGTTTGGATAAGTTGATGACTTATTATACTTGCTGAGGTGggcaacatatataaatatattaaatatttatttaaaaaatagaataattatatacgaataatattaattaacaaatattaaacATACAATTCTTCTATAATTATTTGGAAggtagaaaaatatttcatctcatttttatcattttaatttttttaaatttttatataaaatataataaataatttaattttttttaattttaaaaaataatattttatttaatttttaatttttatctaaaatatctCATCCCACCATTTAAATCGCACTTAAATGATATTTGCTGAgagaaaaaaacttaaataattaGTTATAATGGTGGAATATGGATTTTGGGGATATCAAATGTTTTTGGAAAGTTGATGCATCAGACTAATAAAGGGAATTGGGAGGGAAACAATTATTACACaactctttaataaaatattatcatttttcaaaaaaaaaataataagaaatatatcaaaatcaaacaaaacacaaattaataataactaattaaaGAATCATTTTTGAATGGACTAATGTTGGATGGTGGATACGTTCAATTCACAAATGGTTGCATGTGTATCTCATTTATGGAGAATGTATTTGCGGCTCATACTTTTGCTACGACTTCTTGGTAGTTGGGTTGATTTTCTTCTTATCCGtaaactagtattttatttgaaaatgctttgtttttttctgcAGCTCTTTCAACAGTAAAATACTGTTTACTCAATTTCTTTTCTCCCCAATGACAATTCCATGTAGGAATCACGACTCTACCTTCTAAGTGAGGACGCCAAACACAAGACAGAGCAGAGCAGATATCTAAGTTATTCAAATGGACATCCCCCAAATGATACAATTTGAGATCCCCTTGCTTTAGTTGGGGAAATAAAATCTTGACTGCAGGCACAATTGCAAACTTACACCTCTACATTCTTTCAAGTCAATTGGCTTGCAGTTGCAGACTACATAAGCTAACATCCAATTCTGGAAGCCAAAATCAAACCGAACATCTCAAAATTCTATCTACTCGGTGTGGAGAGATGAAACAAACCATATACCTCATTAAGTAAGATTCCAAGGGAAAGCAGCAGCCCATGTAGAGATAAACACAATTACTTTGCAGCAGCAACCAAATCCGAGCGTGCTCGTGTAAAAGAAGCGATCAGGGATCCGAGTTGCAACTTATCGTTGCACCCAAGACTCAACCTGTACCTGCAGGATTGAAATACTAACATGAATAAAGGGAATAAATGAAACTGAAACCTCAGAAACTATCAACTCCAATTCCATCGTCGCCCAAACTAAGATACCAACAAaatcctcaaacaaaaataagagaaacGAGCACCAAATGTGTTCCACTTAAtagacaatatatattatatggccCAGTTAAATACCACCTTCAATGCTTGCATTCTGCAGAAATATCCTTGGAGAATATACACAAACCCCCTCAAAATACTACACAATTTGAATCACCCCCTCAAACTACCATTGTATGGGTAAAAGACTAGATAAATACAGACAGCATGATATAGCACAAAGGCAGACACAACTTGAGTATGCTTGTCCTTGTACATTTTCAAGGATAATGCGTGCGCACACACAAAATCTCAGAAAATTTTAAGATGTGCACCTATTAATTGGTTGTAACATTGAGATTACATCATTGTTAGGCCTATCTTTGTTAAGGAATCCTGCATGGGTTTCGTGTATGGTTAGTTAAAGGTATATGTATTTGTCGGGCATCTCGACCTGCTAGCTTAAGCCTTCTCGATTAGATTATGGGTATTGTTTACTCTTTGTCAGGCCTGTTTGTCATGGTCTCAATTGGATAATCAGGGAAATCCCCCAAGAAGAAGCCAAGCCTGAGGCCAAGAAAAGCGAGTTCAAGGTAAGGAGCCAAATCAGTTTGTCTTAGTTTGGTTTCTTTTCACCCAAACCGGAAGGTGGCATTAAGGATTCTTGCATTGGTTGGATATGTAATTGATTATGCGTAATGTACTTACTGGACCTCTCCACCAATTAAAGTCAGAAGACACTAACAATCTTAAAGCGAAAAAATGACAAGGTTCATCTATTTGCATACGGAAGAACAAAATATAGCATGTAAAAAGAGCAAATTGCATATATACTCTATGTCAGCCAAGTCATTAATCAACTGGACTCGAACATCTGATGGCATCTTGATCTTGAAAACAAACCTGTTAGAACAATGCACAAGGAAAATGAgatcaaaagaataaaatgccAAGTGGATACCTAGCAAATGCACAACACTTACATTGTCACCTCTCTCACAATATCTACCAGGGCCAATCCTTTCCTCGTCTTCATTTCAGATATTCCTACATGAGTtgagcataaaaataaaaatataaaatttgggAAGAA comes from Juglans microcarpa x Juglans regia isolate MS1-56 chromosome 8S, Jm3101_v1.0, whole genome shotgun sequence and encodes:
- the LOC121244853 gene encoding NAC domain-containing protein 2-like, with the translated sequence MTSELVLPPGFRFHPTDEELVVHYLCRKCASQPIAVPIITEIDLYKYDPWELPTIASYGEKEWYFFSPRDRKYPNGSRPNRAAGTGYWKATGADKPIGKPKALGIKKALVFYSGKAPRGEKTNWIMHEYRLDVDRSARKKQSLRLDDWVLCRIYNKKGSIEKQQLQKMNSSATEDTKPEILTGGRTTLAAHPAPPMAAKSNDYMYYDTSDSVPRLHTDSSCSEQVVSPEFTCEVQSERKYWEKSLEFPYSSTMDDTFDGGFGSQFQSSNQMSSLQDILTYLQKPF